A portion of the Francisella uliginis genome contains these proteins:
- a CDS encoding FTN_0109 family protein has translation MNRIIKLSTIIFLSIMAYACAIISKDNFVYLGHPESYPDYNVYYDKSEKMYLFIDKDGCFDKYVDGPGTCLALNHKEANNFVENILPKMLDRRSKILEESNKEKIITYLKESNRNAVTKVIDTTGIKFTPVKDIEVDGKKQYHLVSRKYNVRVNLKIILDRSKQDNDLRVLYSLKIPGVINMPYKSLKPFMLDPEFLDRVMNKKYIKDAEQREKNNLEQRKKEKQKFKELNNYLDNNLEVK, from the coding sequence GTGAATCGAATAATCAAACTTTCAACTATTATATTTTTAAGTATTATGGCGTATGCTTGCGCAATAATTTCAAAAGACAATTTTGTGTACTTAGGTCATCCAGAATCATATCCTGATTATAATGTTTATTATGATAAATCAGAAAAAATGTATCTTTTTATAGATAAAGATGGTTGTTTTGACAAATATGTAGATGGTCCAGGGACTTGTTTAGCTCTTAATCATAAAGAGGCTAATAACTTTGTTGAAAATATCTTGCCAAAGATGCTTGATAGACGTAGTAAAATCTTAGAAGAAAGTAACAAAGAAAAAATAATAACATATCTGAAAGAATCTAATAGAAATGCTGTTACAAAAGTAATTGATACGACAGGTATTAAGTTCACTCCAGTTAAAGATATTGAAGTAGATGGTAAAAAACAATATCACTTGGTTTCAAGAAAATATAATGTAAGGGTTAATCTAAAGATTATATTAGATAGATCTAAACAAGATAATGATCTAAGAGTTTTATATTCTCTAAAAATTCCAGGTGTTATAAATATGCCATATAAATCTTTAAAACCATTTATGCTTGATCCTGAATTCTTAGATAGAGTAATGAATAAAAAATATATTAAAGACGCTGAGCAAAGAGAAAAGAATAATTTAGAGCAGCGTAAAAAAGAAAAGCAGAAGTTTAAGGAATTAAATAATTACTTAGATAATAACTTAGAAGTTAAATAA